Part of the Streptomyces sp. WMMC500 genome is shown below.
GTCCGCCGTCGGACCTGTGGTCGCTGGGCGCGACGCTGTACGCGGCGGTCGAGGGCATCTCGCCGTTCCGCCGCACGTCCACGTGGTCGACGATCACCGCGATCATCGTGGACCCGCTGCCGGAGCCGCGCCGGGCCGGGCCGCTCGCGCCCGTGCTGGAGGCGCTGATGGCCAAGGACCCGGGCGAGCGCGCCGGCGTCGACCGGGCCCGCGCCCTGCTGGAGCCGATCGCCGGAACGGCGGGGCCGCCGCCCGCGCCGGGGCCCGACACGATGCGGCTGAGCCCGGTGCCGGCCGCGCCGCCGCCCGGCGCGTACGGGCCGGGGGCGCCCGCGGCGCCCGGGCACGCCGCGCCGCAGGGGCGGTTCGGCCCGCCGCAGCTCGGACCGCCGGGCACCGAGTCCCGTACCGCCGAGCAGACGGCACCGCACCGGCGCCGCGGCGGGCGCCGCTGGTTGCCGGTCGCCGCCGCGGCGGCGGCGGTGCTGCTCGCCGGGGGCGGTGTGACGTACGCACTCGCCGGCGGCGACGACGGTGGGACGACCGCGGGCGAGGGGAACGGGGAGCCCGCCGCGGAGGCCGGGTCCCCGTCGCCCGGGGAGGACGGCGAGGCCGGGAAACAGGACGGCCAGGGCGACGACGAGCGTGGCGAGAAGGACGAGCAGGGCGGCAAGGACGGCAAGGACGACAAGGGCGGGGACCGGGAGGACGCGCCGGCCACGGACGGCGGCGACTCCCCCGCCGAGGACGGGGGCGCCGCGGCGGGCGGCGGCACGGACGGCGGGGGCGGCGACGGCGGTGGCGGCGACGGCGGTGCCGCCGGCGGGTCCTCCGGCGGCGGCTCCGGCTCGGACGGCGGCGGCAGCAGCGGGGGCGGGAGCGGTGGCGGCGGGGGTACGCCGGGCGGCGGCAGCGGTGGCGGCTCCGTCCCCGACCCGTCGTGCACGCCCATCGGCGGCGGGAAGTACAACTGCGAGGTCTGGCGCACCGCTTCGTCGTACGACGCGGCGCACCGCCCGGTCGGCACGCTCTACGCCGGCACCAACTACTTCTTCTGCCAGGAGAAGAAGGCCTACCGCGAGACGTCCGGCGAGTGGACGAACGTGTGGTGGGGCAGGACCGACGACGATTCGGGCAACGCCGGCGTCTGGGTCAGCGTCGTCTACGTCAAGGGCGGCGCCAACGACGCCCCGGTCCCGGGCCTGCCGGTGTGCTGAGATGATGTCCGCGTGACCGCCCTGAACGCCGCCGCCGTCCGCGACCGCCTCGGGCTCGACGGCAGCTACGCCCCGTGGACCGACGCCCTGGAGGCAGCGCACCCCGCGCCACCGCCCGCCGTCGTGCCGCGCGGCGCGGAGCTGACCGCGCTGCTGCGCGCGGTCGGCATCGCCGAGCGCGAGGACGCGGAGTTGACCGCGGCGCTGGCGGAGGTGGCCGAAGGCGGCTCGCCGTACGCGTGGCTGCTGGACCGTTGCGTCGCCGCGCTGGCCGCCGCGATGGGGTCGGTCGGCGACGACCGGGGCGGTCCGGGCAGCGGGCCGTCACTGCCGGCGGAACTGGGCGCGGCGGGGCGCTGGTTCCACGCCACGGTCTTCCTCGCCGCCGTGCCGGAGGTGCGGGCGTACCACGCGCGCCACGACGTGCCGGACGACGTGTCCTGGGCGACGCTCGCCGACCTGGGCAACAAGGTGGGCGTCCACCGGCGGCTGCACGACGTCGGCGGCATGGGCAAGCAGTGGTGGATGACGCTGCCCTACAGCGGCATCCTCTACCGCCTCGGCCGGCTGCAGTTCAACCTCGACCGCGATCCGGACGCCGGCCACGGGCTCGAGGTGCACATCCCGGAGGGCGGCCCGCTGGACCCGCGGGCGTGCGAGGAGTCGATCGCGCGGGCCGCGGAGTTCTTCCCGCGCCGCTTCGGCACGTTCCTCGACGGCGCGGCGGCCGGCGGTGGGCTGCGGCTCAACTGCGCGTCGTGGCTGCTGGATCCCCAGCTCGCGGAGTACCTGCCGGCCGAGAGCAACATCGTCCGCTTCCAGCGCCGGTTCACCCTCGATCCGCGGGAGCTGACGCACGTGCCCGAGCCGGACGAGCACGGGCTGGCGGCGCCCGACCGCGGGATCGTCGAGTTCGTGTTCCGGCGCCTGGTGCGCACGCCCGCGGACGTCGCGGCGCTGCCGGTGCGTACGACGCTGGAGCGGGCCGTGGTCTCGCGCATCGCCGACGGCGGCCACTGGGGCGCGCCGCGCGGGTCGTTCACGCTACCGGTCGCCGGCTGAGCCGCCCCCGCACGTCAGAAGGCCCCGTGCCGCCCCTCCCCCGCGGCGAAGCGCCCGGCCCCGGCCGTCGCCTCGCCCAGCGCGGCGCTGCCGTGGCGCAGCTCCGCCGCCATCGCCTCCGCCTCCGGCAGGCCGTGTTGCTCCAGCACCGAGGCGCGGTCGGCGCGCAGGCAGGTCTGCGGGAAACGGGCGATGTCCGCGGCCAGTTCCCCGGCCGCGGCGCGCGCCCGGCCGGGAGGCACGAGCCGGTTGACGAGCCCCATCTCGTACGCCTCGGGTGCGGGCACGGGACGCCCGGTGAGGATGAGGTCCAGTGCGCGGCCGGTGCCGATCAGCCGGGGCAGCCGTACGGTGCCGCCGTCGATCAGCGGCACGCCCCAGCGGCGGCAGAAGACGCCGAACACCGCGTCCTCCTCGGCGACCCGCAGGTCGCACCAGAGCGCCAGCTCCAGCCCGCCGGCCACGGCGTGGCCGCTGACGGCGGCGATGACGGGCTTGGTCAGGCGCATGCGGGTGGGGCCCATGGGGCCGTCGCCGTCGGGCGCGACGCGGTTGCCCGCGGGGGTGCCGATCGCCTTGAGGTCGGCGCCGGCGCAGAACGTGCCGCCCTCGCCCCACAGGACGGCGGCGCGGGCGTCGGGGTCGGCCTCGAAGTCCCGGAAGGCGGCGGCGAGTCCGGCGGCGGTCGGGCCGTCGACGGCGTTGCGGACCTCGGGGCGGGCGAGGACGACGGTGGTGACGGGGCCGGTGCGCTCGGTGCGTACGTGTCCGCTCATGACCGGACGTTACCAGCGCGTAGGGCGGCGGGAGTACGGGCTGTCGCAGCGCCGGTCCGCCCGGCCCGTACGGTGCCGGCGGCCGGCCCGTAGGGCAGTCACCGGCTCCCGCTCAGGCGGGCCGGCCCGCGACGAGGTCGAGCGGGCCCCCGCCTTCCTCCAGCGCGCCGAGCCCCGCCCGCGCGATCGCGGCACCGCGCGGCAGGAGCAGGTCGTCGAACTCGTCGGGGGCCGCGAGCCGCCAGTCGACGATCTCGGTGCCGTCGACGCGGATCCGGGACAGGTCGGCGGAGTCCAGTACCCCGCCGTCGTAGACGTACACGACGAGCGCGGGCGCGGGCCGGCGCGAGGAGAAGTCGACGGCGAGCAGCCGGCCGAGCGGCCGGTCGAGCCCGGTCTCCTCGCGCAGCTCCCGCCGCGCCGCGGGGCGCGGGGTCTCGCCCAGGTCGCTGTCCACGCCGCCGCCCGGCAACTGCCAGCGGCCGTCGGCCCGGTAGGCGGCGCGGACCAGCAGCAGCCGGCCGACGCTGTCGCGCACCAGCGCGCCGGCGCCGACGAGCACGCGGGGGCGCACGGCGAGGTACGAGGACGGGTCCAGCGCGGCGGCGTGCTCCAACTCGGCCCGGCGGCCCGCCGAGAGCGCGGCGGATGAGCCTGGCTGCGGTTCGCCGCCGACGAGGTGCGCGACGGCGCCGGTGTCCCAGGCGTCGAACGCGGCGCGCAGCCGGCGTGCGGCGGGCACGGGCAGGGCGGCCAGTGCGGCGTCGCGGTCCAGCCAGCGGGGAGTGAGCCCGGCGGCGTCCGCGCCGCCGGCGGCGTCGGTCGCCGTACCCGGCGCGGAGGCCGGCGGCGCGGCGGCGTAGAGGTGGACGAGCCCGGCGGGGCCGGCCGGGCCGGCCGGGCCCGCGGCGGGCGGAACGGAGTCCACGGCCAGAAGCCGCCCGGCGCGCAGGTCGGCGCCGAGCGCGTCGCACAGCGCGCGGGTCAGCGCCTCCTCCGGCGTCTCCCGGCCGGAGACGGCGACGCCGGGCAGCAGGGGTTCGGCGTCCGCGGCCGGTGCCGCGGGCAGCAGCACGAGCACCCGGCCGTCGCGGTCCTGCACCACCGCGGTCGCGGTCACCGCGAGCCCGGGGGCGGCGTCGGCGTACGGGGGCGGGCTGTCCGGTTGGGCGGTGGTGCCGGCGGTCGTGAGCATGGGGCGGCTCCTCGGGTCGGGGTGGGCGGCGGCACGGCCGGGCCCCCGGCAGGCACGACGGTGAGCAGGACCGCGGTGCGGCCGGCGAATCGACGGGTGCCCTCGCAGACCTCCATCGTCAGCCTCGGACGCCCGCCGTGCCTACGCATCCGGAGGACGGCCGAACGGGTGGCCGCGTCGCCCGATCGGCGGCATGCGGCGGCATGCGGCGGTGCGGTCCCGGCCGGCCTCACCGGAGGTAGTTGTAGACGGTCGCCCGCGACACCCCCAGCAGCTCCGTGACCAGCCGGACCGCGCTCCTGATCTCCAGCAGGCCGCGTTCGCGCAGGTCGCGGACCAGCTCGCGGCGGTCCGCGGAGGCCAGCGCCCGCGGCGTCTGCCCGCGGGCGGCGGCGAACTCCTCCACCGCCGCGCGCAGTTCGTCCGCCGTCCGCGCCCGCAGGGTCTCGGTCAGCGGCAGCCCGGGGTCCTCGACCGCGGTGAGTGCGGTGAGGGTGCGGGCCGTGCGGTCGAGCACGGAGACGTCGAGGTTGAGGCAGAGGGCGGCGACGTACGCGCCGGACGAGTTCCGGATGCCGATCGACGTGCTCTTCGCGGGGCGGCCGTCGGGGAAGCGGCCCGGGTAGTTCTGGACGACGTCGGGGTAGTCCGGGTCCTCGATGCGGGCGAGGCCCAACTCCGTCGCGGGGTCGCCGGGGCGGCGGCCCGACAGCGGGTTCTCGATCGTACGGACCGCGTGCCGGGGGTCGCGCAGGTCGTGCAGGACGACCTCGCAGACGCCGGGGAACATCCGGCCCAATGCGGTGACGATCTTCTCGGCCTCGCGCAGCAGCAGTTCGTCCTCGGCGCTCACGCCCCGCCCCCGAACAGCCCGGCCAGCGCGGGCGCCGCCTTCAGCCCGGTGCCGGTGAGCAGCACGGCCGTCGTCTCGCCCGGCCGGATGGCGCCGCGGGCGCGGAAGACGTCGACGGCCGCGGCGGCGGTGGCGCTGGTCGGCTCGGCGTAGAGCCCGAGGGCGGCGAGGCCGACGACGGCGGCGCGGATGCCGTCCTCGTCGATCGCCGCCATGTCCCCGCCGGAGCGGCGCACCGCGCGCAGCACCTCCGGCAGCCGGACGGGCTCGCGGATCGCGGTGCCCTCGGCGAGGGTCGGGGCGTAGTCGGTCGGTACGGGTCCGTCGGCGCCGGCGCGGAAGCTCGCGTGGATCGGGGCGCAGTTGGCGGGCTGGGCGGCGAGGATGCGGGGGCGGCGGGCGATCCGGCCCGCGGCGAGGAGTTCGCCGAAGCCGGCGTCGAGGCCGAGGACGGTGCTGCCCGCGCCGGCGACGGTGACGACGCAGTCGGGCGCGGCGAAGCCGAGGTCCTCCCACAGTTCGTAGGCGAGGGTCTTGGTGCCCTGGAGGAAGAGCGGGTGCCAGTTGTGTCCGGCGTACGGGATGTCCGCGGACCGGCGTACGGCCTCGGCGGCGGTGGCGTCACGGCCGCCGGGCACCAGTTCGACCTCGGCACCGTACGCGCGGGCCTGGAGCACCTTCGCCGGGGACGTGCCCTCCGGGGCGAGGATGCGGGCGCGGATGCCGGCGGCGGCGCAGTAGGCGGCGACGGAGGCGCCGCCGTTGCCGGAGCTGTCCTCGATGACCTCGCGGACCCCGAGCCGGGCGAGCGCGGAGATCATCACGGTGGTGCCGCGGTCCTTGAAGCTGCCGGTGGGGCCGAACCACTCCGGCTTGAAGAGCACATCGGTCCCGCCCCAGCGGCGGGCGAGCAGCGGGGTGCGGCCCTCGCCGAGGGAGACGGGCGCCTCGATGCCGAAGGGCAGCGCGGCGCGGTAGCGCCACAGGGAGCGCTCGCCGGTGTCGATGTCGTCCCTGCCGATCCCGGGCACGCCGCCGACCTGGAGGGGGGT
Proteins encoded:
- a CDS encoding serine/threonine-protein kinase, which codes for MQLGDNGAEGPGRVLAGRYRVVAQLGRGGMGTVWRAVDERLGREVAVKELRAYSDADARDLAEMRLRTEREARAAARVRHPGVVAVHDVTEHDGRPVIVMELVDGPSLDDVLRERGGVTPAEAAHIGLKVVEALGAAHRAGVLHRDVKPGNILLERGGRVVLTDFGIAAMEEPADGNSTHLTRSGELVGSLDYLAPERARGEQPGPPSDLWSLGATLYAAVEGISPFRRTSTWSTITAIIVDPLPEPRRAGPLAPVLEALMAKDPGERAGVDRARALLEPIAGTAGPPPAPGPDTMRLSPVPAAPPPGAYGPGAPAAPGHAAPQGRFGPPQLGPPGTESRTAEQTAPHRRRGGRRWLPVAAAAAAVLLAGGGVTYALAGGDDGGTTAGEGNGEPAAEAGSPSPGEDGEAGKQDGQGDDERGEKDEQGGKDGKDDKGGDREDAPATDGGDSPAEDGGAAAGGGTDGGGGDGGGGDGGAAGGSSGGGSGSDGGGSSGGGSGGGGGTPGGGSGGGSVPDPSCTPIGGGKYNCEVWRTASSYDAAHRPVGTLYAGTNYFFCQEKKAYRETSGEWTNVWWGRTDDDSGNAGVWVSVVYVKGGANDAPVPGLPVC
- a CDS encoding acyltransferase domain-containing protein — its product is MTALNAAAVRDRLGLDGSYAPWTDALEAAHPAPPPAVVPRGAELTALLRAVGIAEREDAELTAALAEVAEGGSPYAWLLDRCVAALAAAMGSVGDDRGGPGSGPSLPAELGAAGRWFHATVFLAAVPEVRAYHARHDVPDDVSWATLADLGNKVGVHRRLHDVGGMGKQWWMTLPYSGILYRLGRLQFNLDRDPDAGHGLEVHIPEGGPLDPRACEESIARAAEFFPRRFGTFLDGAAAGGGLRLNCASWLLDPQLAEYLPAESNIVRFQRRFTLDPRELTHVPEPDEHGLAAPDRGIVEFVFRRLVRTPADVAALPVRTTLERAVVSRIADGGHWGAPRGSFTLPVAG
- a CDS encoding crotonase/enoyl-CoA hydratase family protein, with the translated sequence MSGHVRTERTGPVTTVVLARPEVRNAVDGPTAAGLAAAFRDFEADPDARAAVLWGEGGTFCAGADLKAIGTPAGNRVAPDGDGPMGPTRMRLTKPVIAAVSGHAVAGGLELALWCDLRVAEEDAVFGVFCRRWGVPLIDGGTVRLPRLIGTGRALDLILTGRPVPAPEAYEMGLVNRLVPPGRARAAAGELAADIARFPQTCLRADRASVLEQHGLPEAEAMAAELRHGSAALGEATAGAGRFAAGEGRHGAF
- a CDS encoding NUDIX hydrolase, which gives rise to MLTTAGTTAQPDSPPPYADAAPGLAVTATAVVQDRDGRVLVLLPAAPAADAEPLLPGVAVSGRETPEEALTRALCDALGADLRAGRLLAVDSVPPAAGPAGPAGPAGLVHLYAAAPPASAPGTATDAAGGADAAGLTPRWLDRDAALAALPVPAARRLRAAFDAWDTGAVAHLVGGEPQPGSSAALSAGRRAELEHAAALDPSSYLAVRPRVLVGAGALVRDSVGRLLLVRAAYRADGRWQLPGGGVDSDLGETPRPAARRELREETGLDRPLGRLLAVDFSSRRPAPALVVYVYDGGVLDSADLSRIRVDGTEIVDWRLAAPDEFDDLLLPRGAAIARAGLGALEEGGGPLDLVAGRPA
- a CDS encoding PAS domain-containing protein encodes the protein MSAEDELLLREAEKIVTALGRMFPGVCEVVLHDLRDPRHAVRTIENPLSGRRPGDPATELGLARIEDPDYPDVVQNYPGRFPDGRPAKSTSIGIRNSSGAYVAALCLNLDVSVLDRTARTLTALTAVEDPGLPLTETLRARTADELRAAVEEFAAARGQTPRALASADRRELVRDLRERGLLEIRSAVRLVTELLGVSRATVYNYLR
- a CDS encoding pyridoxal-phosphate dependent enzyme, with protein sequence MTHLVDERSGRTYPFDALRWRADDGTPLQVGGVPGIGRDDIDTGERSLWRYRAALPFGIEAPVSLGEGRTPLLARRWGGTDVLFKPEWFGPTGSFKDRGTTVMISALARLGVREVIEDSSGNGGASVAAYCAAAGIRARILAPEGTSPAKVLQARAYGAEVELVPGGRDATAAEAVRRSADIPYAGHNWHPLFLQGTKTLAYELWEDLGFAAPDCVVTVAGAGSTVLGLDAGFGELLAAGRIARRPRILAAQPANCAPIHASFRAGADGPVPTDYAPTLAEGTAIREPVRLPEVLRAVRRSGGDMAAIDEDGIRAAVVGLAALGLYAEPTSATAAAAVDVFRARGAIRPGETTAVLLTGTGLKAAPALAGLFGGGA